The following coding sequences are from one Lolium rigidum isolate FL_2022 chromosome 6, APGP_CSIRO_Lrig_0.1, whole genome shotgun sequence window:
- the LOC124667049 gene encoding glyoxylase I 4-like: MVNTTAGVNKVAAQGGGLRLASLNHISVVCRSLESSLAFYCDVLGFFPIRRPGSFDFDGAWLFNFGIGVHLLQAEDPEGMPPMKTEIDPKDNHISFTCESLEVVQWQLKEMGIRYVQRRVEEGGIHVDQLFFHDPDGFMIEVCTCDNLPIIPLVPGPPCKRAVPDLPPAKSVGGGGWVVEAVDVPAAASMMMTCPEQACMQV; the protein is encoded by the exons ATGGTGAATACGACAGCGGGCGTGAACAAGGTCGCGGCCCAGGGTGGGGGTCTGCGGCTGGCGTCGCTGAACCACATCTCGGTGGTGTGCCGGTCGCTGGAGAGCTCGCTGGCGTTCTACTGCGACGTCCTCGGCTTCTTCCCCATCCGCCGCCCGGGATCCTTCGACTTCGACGGCGCATG GCTATTCAACTTCGGGATCGGCGTGCATCTGCTGCAGGCCGAGGACCCAGAGGGCATGCCGCCCATGAAGACAGAGATCGACCCCAAGGACAACCACATCTCCTTCACG TGCGAGAGCTTGGAGGTGGTGCAATGGCAGCTCAAGGAGATGGGCATCCGGTATGTGCAACGGCGGGTGGAGGAGGGTGGTATCCACGTTGACCAACTCTTCTTCCATGACCCCGATGGTTTCATGATTGAGGTCTGCACCTGCGACAACCTCCCCATCATCCCACTCGTGCCTGGGCCGCCATGCAAGAGAGCGGTGCCGGATCTGCCACCGGCGAAATCAGTCGGCGGAGGCGGATGGGTCGTCGAGGCTGTGGACGTCCCGGCTGCTGCTTCCATGATGATGACATGCCCAGAGCAAGCTTGCATGCAGGTCTAG